A region from the Thermoplasmatales archaeon genome encodes:
- a CDS encoding putative type IV restriction endonuclease has translation MYSKEMISRYVDRGAKINTSSERNFREIVVGNLLEAMGWDMGNENEVATYFNIQVGTQTSQADYLISNERSKFILEVKQPNHEIEENITDYGQTHSYARLTGAPFGVLYNGRKMIIFRDSSKQPVYIWKSSPDTKDLLVFECLAKENFPDMLEEFLASQEKLVKLKTYIDENSEMFTKEMVKIINTNTGLNPEFVDSHISVLVDFNIEGEGPQSSDIPNSDDLVLIRSFRYYGPGTGLDFARIHRAWGFIRVRTVPKYLALYDIDNKEISKLYAVRGVEELSSHNIPEFEDYQNRRELENLSNEGYKIVRLGEEISIRPIPKGHKQTFRGGKFTTLDKVRNARTMDDL, from the coding sequence ATGTATTCTAAAGAAATGATATCAAGGTACGTAGATAGGGGAGCAAAAATAAACACTAGTTCCGAGCGTAATTTCAGAGAAATTGTTGTAGGAAATCTATTAGAGGCTATGGGCTGGGATATGGGAAACGAGAATGAGGTCGCCACATATTTCAATATCCAAGTCGGTACCCAAACTTCTCAAGCAGATTATCTAATCAGCAACGAACGCTCTAAATTTATACTTGAAGTGAAACAGCCCAATCACGAAATCGAAGAAAATATTACTGACTATGGTCAGACCCACAGCTACGCAAGGTTAACCGGTGCCCCGTTTGGTGTTTTGTACAACGGGAGAAAGATGATAATATTTCGGGATTCCTCCAAGCAGCCTGTTTACATCTGGAAATCTAGCCCAGATACAAAAGATCTCTTAGTTTTTGAATGCCTTGCAAAAGAAAATTTCCCAGATATGCTGGAAGAGTTTCTTGCTTCTCAGGAAAAACTCGTAAAACTGAAAACATATATAGATGAAAATTCAGAAATGTTTACAAAGGAAATGGTAAAAATTATAAATACAAACACAGGACTCAACCCTGAGTTTGTGGACTCCCATATATCTGTTTTAGTCGATTTCAACATAGAAGGTGAAGGTCCGCAAAGTTCCGATATCCCTAATTCTGACGACTTGGTACTTATCAGATCTTTCAGGTATTATGGTCCAGGCACTGGATTGGATTTTGCGAGAATTCATAGAGCCTGGGGGTTCATCAGAGTTCGTACTGTACCAAAATACCTTGCGCTTTATGATATCGATAACAAGGAGATTTCTAAATTATACGCAGTCCGTGGTGTGGAAGAACTAAGCAGTCATAATATTCCAGAATTCGAGGATTATCAAAATAGACGTGAGTTGGAAAATCTTAGTAATGAAGGGTACAAAATTGTGAGACTTGGAGAGGAAATTAGCATCAGACCAATACCCAAGGGTCACAAACAGACATTCAGAGGAGGAAAATTCACTACTTTAGATAAGGTAAGAAATGCCAGAACAATGGATGACCTGTAG
- the rpoN_1 gene encoding DNA-directed RNA polymerase subunit N, with the protein MIIPVRCFSCGKVVASDYVKFTDKLNEIRSSGREPTSEEVSKTLTDLHVDRYCCRRMILSHADLIDEILPFS; encoded by the coding sequence ATGATTATACCTGTTAGATGTTTCAGCTGCGGCAAAGTTGTCGCATCTGATTACGTAAAATTTACGGACAAGCTGAATGAAATCCGGTCATCGGGAAGGGAACCAACCTCTGAAGAAGTCAGCAAGACCCTTACGGATCTCCACGTTGACAGATACTGCTGCAGGAGAATGATACTGTCTCACGCTGATCTCATAGACGAAATCCTGCCATTTTCGTGA
- a CDS encoding 50S ribosomal protein L18e encodes MFTMSLQTVRKSSPAMKGTIEKLITISRENNSVFWRDIAERLLAGSRRYSSINVGKINRLASDGETVVVAGSVLGSGFVEKKVTVSALSISENARKKLEENGSTFKSLEELASENPKGTNLRILR; translated from the coding sequence ATGTTCACAATGTCGTTACAAACAGTAAGAAAATCAAGTCCTGCCATGAAAGGGACCATAGAAAAGTTGATCACGATTTCACGGGAAAATAATTCAGTTTTCTGGAGAGACATAGCGGAAAGACTGCTTGCGGGAAGCAGAAGATACTCTTCAATTAATGTAGGAAAGATCAACAGGTTAGCCAGTGATGGTGAGACTGTTGTTGTTGCCGGTTCGGTTCTTGGAAGCGGATTTGTGGAAAAGAAGGTCACGGTATCAGCGCTTTCGATTTCCGAAAATGCCAGAAAGAAACTGGAGGAGAATGGTTCGACTTTCAAGAGCCTGGAAGAGCTTGCGTCCGAAAATCCCAAAGGAACGAATCTTAGGATACTGAGGTAA
- a CDS encoding tRNA (cytidine/uridine-2'-O-)-methyltransferase TrmJ produces MNIDFPDEPHKLAGRVRVILVGPKYEGNIGAVARSMKNTGLSDLAMVQPPEIGDEAIARAMGGRSILAARQVYPTLEAAAEGFAIIAGTSSVATSSRKKFRRIPVTPEAFWNEFSQRPDRIAIVLGREDDGLRNEELELCNYFINIPASPDYPVYNLSHAAAIIFYEMFKHAGAESNDSGKDPILPENYAMLMDRLSDLLDEVSYPKSKRRNIDTMLRRITARASLSETEYYKLMGIIRIVRKHLDKDE; encoded by the coding sequence ATGAACATTGATTTTCCTGATGAACCCCATAAATTAGCCGGACGTGTCAGGGTTATCCTGGTTGGACCGAAATATGAAGGCAATATAGGTGCTGTCGCAAGATCCATGAAGAACACCGGACTTAGCGATCTGGCAATGGTCCAGCCTCCGGAGATAGGCGATGAGGCAATTGCAAGAGCTATGGGCGGCAGGTCCATCCTCGCCGCAAGGCAGGTATACCCCACGCTGGAAGCAGCTGCCGAAGGTTTTGCCATAATTGCGGGAACGTCCAGCGTTGCGACCTCCAGCAGGAAAAAGTTCAGGCGCATACCGGTAACCCCCGAGGCTTTCTGGAATGAGTTTTCGCAAAGGCCTGACCGGATCGCAATCGTCCTGGGAAGAGAGGACGACGGATTGAGGAATGAGGAACTCGAGCTGTGCAATTATTTCATCAACATCCCTGCATCCCCGGATTATCCCGTATACAATCTGTCCCACGCTGCAGCAATAATATTTTACGAAATGTTCAAGCATGCCGGGGCTGAGAGCAATGATTCGGGAAAGGACCCGATTTTGCCGGAGAACTATGCCATGCTCATGGATAGGCTGAGTGATCTTCTTGATGAAGTTTCCTATCCAAAATCAAAGAGGAGGAACATTGATACCATGCTACGCAGAATAACGGCCCGGGCGTCGCTTTCTGAAACTGAATATTATAAACTTATGGGTATAATAAGGATAGTAAGGAAGCATCTGGATAAGGACGAATGA
- a CDS encoding 50S ribosomal protein L13P: MIYIDADNAIYGRLSTYVAKQLLNGEGVVIINAEKVVITGTKPFLINRFKERREIGSVRKGPDYPKTADQILRRSIKNMLPSKKTTGKEALSRCIVYRGKPDSLEGVEFTKIESAINHKMSGYVTLQDITFQLGQRSIQ, encoded by the coding sequence ATGATCTATATTGACGCAGATAATGCAATTTATGGAAGGCTGTCAACCTATGTGGCAAAACAGCTGCTTAACGGAGAAGGAGTAGTAATCATCAACGCGGAAAAGGTTGTGATAACAGGCACAAAACCATTCCTGATCAACAGGTTCAAGGAAAGGCGGGAAATTGGCAGTGTGAGAAAGGGTCCTGACTATCCTAAGACAGCTGATCAGATACTGAGAAGATCAATCAAGAATATGCTTCCATCCAAGAAGACAACCGGAAAAGAGGCACTGAGCAGATGCATCGTATACCGCGGAAAGCCGGATTCACTTGAAGGCGTGGAATTCACTAAAATAGAGTCTGCAATCAACCACAAGATGAGTGGTTATGTTACATTGCAGGATATCACCTTCCAACTTGGACAGAGGTCAATTCAATGA
- a CDS encoding Putative FKBP-type peptidyl-prolyl cis-trans isomerase: MNNGDFLKIDYEVRAGEEKKLVDTSIETLAKENDIYHEHRKYGDEVIIVGSDKQFPEINESLEKSEEGKEFEVVIPAEKAYGLRDNKNIKVHTVREFQRQELNPVVGQEITLNNRRGKILSVTPGRVLVDYNHPLAGKTIYYKYKVREVIKDSAEKLLSIIHMYYQTEKEDFTCSAEDGNAIINVPEDAKFDPVWLNAKYLVVNDIRKYLPEDDVSIRELYKKSPKEEEHKEETKETAEEIKEVPETKEETPQ; encoded by the coding sequence ATGAACAATGGTGATTTTTTAAAAATCGATTACGAGGTAAGAGCAGGCGAGGAAAAGAAACTAGTTGATACCAGCATAGAGACGCTGGCAAAGGAAAATGACATCTATCACGAGCACAGGAAATATGGGGACGAGGTCATTATAGTAGGTTCGGATAAGCAGTTCCCTGAGATCAATGAGTCGCTGGAAAAGTCAGAAGAGGGAAAGGAGTTTGAAGTTGTAATACCCGCAGAAAAGGCATATGGACTCAGGGACAACAAGAATATCAAGGTGCATACTGTCCGGGAATTCCAGAGGCAGGAGCTGAACCCTGTTGTTGGCCAGGAAATAACCCTGAACAACAGGAGGGGAAAGATCCTTTCAGTCACACCCGGCAGGGTACTTGTGGACTACAACCATCCTCTAGCCGGAAAGACCATATATTACAAATACAAGGTCAGGGAGGTCATAAAGGACTCGGCGGAGAAACTCCTGTCAATAATACACATGTATTATCAGACAGAAAAAGAAGATTTCACGTGTTCAGCAGAAGATGGAAATGCCATAATCAACGTTCCCGAAGATGCAAAGTTCGACCCGGTCTGGCTCAACGCGAAATACCTGGTGGTTAACGATATTAGAAAATACCTCCCTGAAGACGACGTCTCCATAAGGGAACTCTATAAGAAATCTCCAAAGGAAGAGGAACACAAGGAAGAGACCAAGGAAACGGCAGAGGAGATTAAGGAAGTCCCAGAGACAAAGGAAGAAACTCCCCAGTAA
- the rps9_1 gene encoding 30S ribosomal protein S9 has translation MKNTGTFIVTSGKRKTAIAKAVTKKGKGQVTINGYPVELHPVAILREKIREPIILLGEKANDIDIEVTVSGGGITGQADASRTAIAKGIIKYVSDDALEEKFRQYDRTMLVNDIRRKLPKKPMGRGARVKRQKSYR, from the coding sequence ATGAAGAACACTGGAACATTTATTGTTACATCGGGAAAGAGGAAAACTGCCATTGCAAAGGCAGTAACCAAGAAGGGGAAGGGACAGGTAACCATCAATGGATATCCCGTTGAACTCCATCCTGTTGCAATACTTCGGGAAAAGATAAGGGAGCCAATCATACTCCTCGGCGAGAAAGCCAATGATATCGACATTGAGGTTACTGTATCCGGAGGAGGAATCACCGGACAGGCGGATGCTTCCAGGACCGCCATTGCAAAAGGAATTATAAAATACGTTTCAGACGACGCGCTTGAAGAGAAATTCAGGCAGTATGACAGGACAATGCTGGTAAATGACATAAGGCGCAAACTTCCAAAGAAGCCAATGGGAAGGGGCGCAAGAGTAAAGAGGCAGAAATCGTATAGGTGA
- a CDS encoding Lactaldehyde dehydrogenase: MNNFIDGEWRGSEDGEEIEKYNPSTGELLEKMAASKKEDVDAAVDAAYESFQKWLSIGSVARSKIIYRAKELIQQDRLALEHILTSENGKIRIEARQEVDGVLDQLQYYAEFARKITGDVVEGENSRRHIYQYKVPYGVVVAITPWNFPAAMVARKLAPALLTGNTVIVKPSTDTPGSAEFIVRKFVEAGIPKGVLNFITGKGSEIGDYIVMHPKVSLITMTGSTATGQRIMQKASSNMAKLILELGGKAPFMVWKDADIGNALKAFAWAKFWNSGQSCIAAERLYLHADIYDSFMKKAIALTKSIRVGDPETSDMGPLINRGALDGSQKFISDAESGGMQVVAGGKKPELHGKFSNGYFLEPTIIEGAEQSSEIFQEEIFGPVIGVKKVTDEDELIAEANNSRYGLASYLFTENQKLIFRASDEIRFGELYVNQTGPESSQGYHTGFRMTGQAGEGSRYGIEEYVKLKNVYIDYSGKVVVESMRDDLFSGL, encoded by the coding sequence ATGAATAATTTTATTGACGGAGAATGGAGAGGCTCCGAAGACGGAGAGGAAATAGAGAAATATAACCCTTCAACCGGGGAACTGTTAGAAAAAATGGCTGCTTCGAAGAAGGAGGACGTGGATGCAGCAGTGGATGCCGCATACGAGAGTTTCCAGAAATGGCTTTCAATTGGATCAGTGGCGAGGTCAAAAATAATATACAGGGCAAAGGAGCTGATACAGCAGGATCGCCTGGCTCTTGAACATATACTGACCAGCGAAAATGGAAAGATCAGGATAGAGGCACGCCAGGAGGTTGACGGCGTGCTTGATCAGCTTCAATACTATGCTGAATTTGCCAGAAAAATCACGGGGGACGTGGTTGAGGGCGAAAATTCCAGGAGGCACATTTACCAGTACAAGGTACCGTACGGGGTTGTTGTGGCAATAACTCCATGGAACTTTCCAGCCGCAATGGTGGCAAGGAAACTCGCACCTGCACTTCTGACAGGAAACACAGTGATAGTAAAGCCGAGTACCGACACACCAGGAAGCGCTGAATTCATAGTCAGGAAATTTGTCGAAGCCGGAATACCGAAAGGAGTCCTGAACTTCATAACGGGGAAGGGGAGCGAGATCGGCGACTATATAGTGATGCATCCGAAAGTTTCGCTCATCACCATGACAGGATCGACGGCAACAGGCCAGAGGATAATGCAGAAAGCCTCCAGCAACATGGCAAAGCTCATTCTTGAGCTGGGGGGAAAAGCACCGTTCATGGTCTGGAAGGATGCGGACATCGGGAATGCCCTGAAAGCATTCGCTTGGGCAAAATTCTGGAACTCCGGGCAATCCTGTATTGCGGCAGAACGCCTTTACCTGCACGCAGATATATATGACTCGTTCATGAAGAAGGCTATCGCACTGACGAAGTCTATCAGGGTGGGAGACCCGGAAACTTCCGATATGGGTCCGCTGATCAACAGGGGTGCGCTCGACGGGTCCCAGAAGTTCATATCAGATGCCGAGTCAGGTGGAATGCAAGTGGTAGCAGGCGGGAAGAAGCCTGAACTCCATGGAAAGTTCAGCAACGGGTATTTCCTGGAACCTACAATCATAGAAGGTGCGGAACAGAGCTCTGAGATATTCCAGGAGGAGATTTTCGGCCCTGTAATTGGTGTGAAGAAGGTCACCGATGAGGACGAACTCATTGCGGAAGCAAACAACTCAAGGTACGGCCTTGCATCCTATCTTTTCACGGAGAACCAGAAGCTCATTTTCAGGGCATCAGATGAAATAAGGTTCGGGGAGCTTTACGTGAACCAGACGGGCCCGGAATCATCCCAGGGGTATCATACAGGCTTCAGGATGACCGGTCAGGCTGGAGAGGGCAGCAGATATGGAATAGAGGAATATGTGAAACTGAAAAACGTTTACATCGACTATTCTGGAAAGGTTGTGGTGGAATCAATGAGAGATGACCTGTTTTCCGGCCTATGA